CCGGCTTTGAGGCGGGATATGCGGCAGCGCAGGCCGAGGCAGAGCGCAAACATAACCGCTTAAGCGACGAGTTGGTTGTCGCGCTGTCCGACCTCGGTTTCGGCTACAACGAAGCGCGCCGCCATATCGTCCGCTCGCTTGCGCCGTTTATGGACGCGTTCATCGGACAGATGATGCCCGCGATGCTGGGCGAAGCCTTCGCGGCGCACGTGGTGTCTGCTCTGCTCGACCAAGCTGATGTCGCGGTCAGCGCGCCCATTCCTGTGATGGTTCATCCCGAAAACGTGGAGCGGCTAACCGCATTCGCGGCCAAAGCGCCGCTGCCGCTCGATATCCGCGGGGACCCGCAACTTGGCCTGAATGAGGCGCGCTGGACCATGAACGATCAACTGACCGCCTTTGACCTCACCCCGCTTGCAGAGTGCGTCACCAATTCCGTTGCGACAATTTTCGACGAAAACGAAAGGAAAGCTCATGGCTGAACCGCTTTTTACCGACCATCCCCTCCGCTCTGTTCCGCTTGAAATTACAGTCTCGGTCGGCCACGCCCGCCCGAAGGTCAGCGAACTGCTGCGACTGGCCGAGAATGACGTGCTGGCGCTTGACCGCCGCCTAGACGATCCTGTCGAGCTCTATATCGGCGAGCGTCTGATCGCGCGGGGCGAACTGCATCAGCTCGAAGGTGGAGAGGCCGGTCAGCTTGGTGTGCGCCTGACCGAGGTCGCGCAAATGGACGGCCATCAAGTATGAGGTGGGTCTGGGGCGCGCTGCTGATACTGATTGCGGTTCCCGCGCAGGCCCAAGGGCTCGAAGACCTCGGCGCGTCGATCTCCTCCCAGACGTTGCAGCTGATCGCGCTGCTGACGGTCCTCAGCCTCGCGCCAGGGATTGCCGTGATGATCACCTGTTTTCCGTTCATTGTGACGGTGCTGTCGATCCTCCGCCAAGCGATCGGCTTGCAGCAGGCCCCGCCCAACATGCTGATCATCAGCTTGGCGCTATTTCTGACCTATTACGTTATGGAGCCCGTGTTTGCCGCCGCGTGGAACGCTGGCATCGCGGACATCATTGACGGCACTATTCCGCTGGAACAGGGTCTAAACCTTGCTTCAGCGCCGTTTCGCACGTTCATGATCGGTCGTCTTGATCCGGATACGTTTTTCGCCCTCGCCGATCTGCGGTCGGACGTGCCGACCAGCGTAACGCCGGACTCCGCGCCGTTCTCAATCATCGTGCCATCTTTCATGCTGAGTGAAATCGCGCGGGCCTTCCAAATCGGGTTTCTGGTTTTCCTACCATTTCTCATCATCGACCTCGTCGTGTCGGCCATTCTGATGTCGATGGGCATGATGATGGTGCCGCCGGCAATGGTCTCCTTGCCGTTCAAGCTGGCGTTTTTCGTAGTGGCGGATGGATGGAGCCTGATCGCGGGAAGCCTCGTGCGCAGCTATTTCTAGCGGATGACAAATTCGGCGTGGAGCGCGCCGGCTGCTTTGATGCTTTTCAGGATATCGATCATGTCGTGGGTCGCAACGCCCAGTGCATTAAGACCCGCGACGACCTCGGACAGGTTGGTGCCATCCGCGACTTCGGCAAGGCCGGTGCCCGATTCCTCGATCGAGGCATTGGTGCGCGGCAGCGTCACGGTTTCACCTGGCGCAAAGGGGTTCGGCTGGGACACCACCGGCGTTTCTTCGATGCGGAGGGTCAGGTTGCCCTGGCTCACCGCAACGCGGCTGATGCGGACGTCTTCACCCATCACAATCGTGCCGGAGCGCTGATCGACAACGACGCGGGCGCGCTGCTCGGGCTCGACAAGGATGTTCTCGATGCGGCTCATGGCGTGGGCGGGCGAATGCGCGTGGGTCGCGTCGATGTCGATATAGACCGTGCCCGCGTCGAGCATGACGGCGACGGGGCCATTGAAGCTCTGGTTGATCGCGGTCTCGATCCGCCCCGCCGTGGTGAAATCAGGCGTACGAAGCGCCAGTCGCATTTCGGTCAGGCCCGCAAAATTGAAGTCGACCTCGCGTTCGACGATGGCGCCTGCCGGAATGACACCGGAGGTCGGCACACCTTGGGTCACGCTTGCGGCCTCCCCTTCGACCGTGATGCCGCCGGCGATGATGGTCCCCTGCGCCACGGCATAGATGAAGCCGTCGGCGGCGTTCAGCGGCGTCATGATCAACGTACCGCCCATGAGACTGCGGGCGTCGCCAATCGCCGAAACAGTCACGTCGATCGGGCTACCCGCGCGCGAAAACGGCGGCAGGCTGGCGGTCACCAGCACGGCGGCCACATTGCGCGGGCGGAACTGTTCACCCGTCACATTGACGCCCAGCCGTTCGAGGGTGGAGGCCATGATTTCTTCGGTAAACGGCGAATTGCGCAGGCCGTCACCCGTGCCGTTCAGGCCGACAACTAGGCCATACCCGACCAGTTCGTTGCTCCGCACACCGTCGAATTCCACGAGGTCCTTGAGCCGCACGGGGCTCGCTTCGATATGGGGAGCGGCGATAACGAGGGCGGCTGCGATGAAGAAAGCACGCATCAGATGAACCTCGACAATGTCAGACCCGCGAGGCGCGCGGTCAGGGTGTAGTGCATTTCCAGCCTCGTTTGCAGGTCGGAAAGCTTTGTAGCGGTCTCGAACGGGTCGACGCTGACGATATCGTTGCGCGCAATGGTCAGGCTGGTCCGCTGGGCTTCGAGGAAGGCGATGGACTGGCTGGTCCGCTCTTCGGCGAGGCCGGTCTGCCCACGCAGCGCCGCGAGCCCGCTACCCGCATCAAGCAAGGTCGCGCCGCCTGATTGCATCAACGTTGTGGTGCCCGCGTGATCAAAGCCGAGCTCGGGCGCGAGCGCGCCGAGCAGCGCGCCCTTTAGCATATCTTTGATGCCTTCGTGGTCGGCACGAGCGGCGATGGTCACCTCGACATCCGCGTCAACTTTGCGCGTGGTATGCGGGCCGGTGTCGCCGAGGTACACGGCGCCAAACCCCGCAGGATCGTCAAACCAAGCGTCCAGCGCGACGATAGCGCCTGCCGGATCGGTCGCAGCGGACATCGCGAGTTTCGCACTCGCCATTATCGCCGACGGATCCGCAATCGCCGCGCCCTGCGCTGTTCCGGCGAACAGCGACTGCCCCGCGAATTGAGTGTTCAGCGTGTTTACCATCGCCCCGAACGCAGTGGTCGCGTGGTCCGCGGCAAGGTTCACATCTTGCGCGGTCGAGTTCGCATTGATGGCGATCAGCGACTCAGCGGTTGCACCGCGTTCGGCCTCAAGATGCTCCAAGGCAATTTGAACCGTTGACAGGAATTGGCCTGTCTTCTGGGCGCCCGACACGTAAGCCTCGGATATCTTTAGAAGGCTGTTGATTGCCACAAGCTCGGGCGCGGTATTGCCGGCCTTCCGGGCGACATCCCGCGCCTCGCCAGTGGTGATTTCCTGCGTCAGGACATTCATTTCCTGCCGCATCAACGTGTTATGGCGCTGGCTGACAAAGGAACGGGCGAGATCACCGATGGAGTTCATGGTCATATCTCCAGCAAGCGTGCGAACATTTCATCGATGATCCCGATGACCTTCGCGTTCGCCGCGTATGATTTTTCGATCTGCAAGAGCGCCTGTATTTCCGCGTCGGTATCGACGCCGTTCGCAAGCTCGGCCTCTTTCAGCGCGGTTTGGGTAGCGACGGAGAAAGTCGCGGTGTCTTCGGCCCTCAGCCGCGCGGTCGAGGCGCTCGTGATAAAGTTCGCCGCATGTCCGGCAGCGGATTGTGGGCTACCGCCCACCGACGCCCTCGGTTCATTCAGCGCGTCGATCCACGCGTCGATCTGGGTGTTGTCGCCAGCAGGTCCGGCGGTAGCGGCAGCGATGCCATCGCGGAGGCGCCAAGGCTCTGCCGATAGGGCACTATGCAAGCTGATCCGGCTCGCCAAACCCACAGTATCATTCGGATCATGCAGCCCGCCACTGTCCGTCAAAAGCGACGGCTGACCGGCCGCGATCGTGGGATCAGCCTCTGCAAATCGGCCAATTAGATCAGCGGCCAATGCGTCGAGATCAGAGTGCGCTTGCACCAGCGTTTCGTCGCGCATTTTCAGCTGCGTGCCCAGCGCCCCATCACCCAAGCGGCTGCCGATATCACGCCCACCGATGGTGATGCCTGACAGAGCGCCGGACGCCAGCGTCATGTCGGCGGCGATAGTTGAGGTCTTGGTAAAAGCCACCTCGCGCGCCTTGCCATCAAGCAGCGAAGTCCCGCTCGGCATCATCAGGGCGACCTGCCCGCCGTCACGGCTGAGTTGGCGGATCGGCACGATTTCGGCAATCTGGTCGATGACCTGCTGGCGCTGGTCCTGAAGCGCGGTGGTATCGCCGCCGCGGCTCTGCGAACGGGTGATCGAACCGTTGAGTTCCTCGACCTGTTTCAGCGCGATATTCAGCCGCTCGACCGCGTCGCCAATGGCATGGTCGACACGTGATCTGAGCGTCTGAATACCAGCCGACTGCGTGTGAAAAGCAGTGGTGAGGTCAGAAAGGCTCTGCGCCACGGCACCGATCTGTAGCTCGGACGAAGGGTCCGCGCTCGCGGCTATAAACTTCGTTTCTAAATCAGCCAATTTCGCGGAGATCGAGGTTTCGCTGTCGATACCACCGATTACCAACTCAAGCCGCTTCAGAGCCTCATGACGGACCTGCGCGCCCGCGGCATTCGTATCTGCGCTGCGGCGATCGGCGAGCAACGCATCGTCCACCGTTCGCGTCACGCCAGCCGCTCGAACGCCGCCGCGCACGACATCCGATGCGACCTCGAGATCACGTTTTGCGTAACCGGGCGTGGCGGCGTTGGCGATGTTGCCGGAACTGACCTCGGCACGTTTGGCCGAGATCGTCATGCCCGACAGCGCGTTATTCAGCGAATGTGTGAGGCTCATGGCTTAGCGTTTGATGTTCGTGGTTTCCTGCAACATTTCGTCCACTGTCTGGATAACCTTGGCATTGGACGAATAGGCGCGCTGGGTCTGGATGAGCTCGGTCAACTCACCCGCCACATCGGTCGTCGATTCCTCACGCGCATAGCTCACAACGTCTCCGGTCCCGCCATCACCCGCATCCCAGAGGAAGAACGAACCGCTGTCGGGGGTCATCTGATAGCTTTGATAATCAAGCGATTCCAGTCCGTTGACGTTCGTCACATCGACCAGCGGGATCTGGTAAATGACCCGCGTGATACCGATGTCGAAGGACGCGCTGACGTAGCCGTTCGAGTCGACGGAAATGGAGGTCATGTTGCCCACCGGCGTGCCGTTTTTATCGACCGAAACGGGTTTAAAAGCATCGGAAAGCTGCGTCAGGCCAGCCCCCGAACCGATCAGGCCGAGGTTGATATCCATCGGGCCGCCGTCGACGTTCACCGTGATGTAGCCATTCGTCGGGTCATAAGCGCCGCCGGACACCCCTGTCACACTACTGAGCGTACCGCCAAGGCCGCGCGTATCATCGAAGGTCAGGTCGTACTCGCCGATCACCGCTCCACCGAGCGCGCTATCATGCACAACCATGCGCCACGCGTTCGAAGAGCCGCTGGGGGGAACGTTTGGGACGAATTGGATGTTCAGGGTCTCCGACTTGCCGAGGTTGTCGAAATATTCGACCGAAAGCTCCTCTATCGCGCCATCGGACATGTGGTTAGTTGAAGTCGCGGGGAGGTTCAGCGCGAGGTCGATATAGGTCGTGGCTTCGCCTGCGAACTGGTTAGAGTTGATGCGCACAGCCTCCAGCCCATCGGCGGTATCGCGGGGATAGGTCGGGATCGTGCCGTCGGCGCTCGCGGGCCATCCCATGAGCACGAGGCCGGAACTGGTCGTCAGGAAGCCGCGATCATCGGTGCGGAAAGACCCCGTGGTCGTCAGCATCATCGGGTGATCGCCGTTTTCCACGTTCAACGCAGCGGCGGGAGAGACGGGCAACATACCGCGCCCACGCACCGCGAGGTCGGTGGCATTTGCGGTGGACACCAGTGAGCCACTCTCGTCGATCAGCCGCATATTTGTGGTGCGCACGCCGCCGGCAGTGTAACTACCCGCGCCGCTGTCGATGACCATCGAATGAAAGTCGGTCACCGCCCGCTTGTATCCGTAAGTCGATGAATTCGCGATATTATCCGAAATAGCGGCGAGGCGCGTCGCGTTGGCCGCCAGACCGGCGACAGAGGCATTGAGCGAGGATGAAATGGTCATGCGGGCCCTTTCTGGATCGGCAATTTTTCCAGAGCCTACGGGTACAAACTTAACACCGCCCTAACGCTGGTCCCGCAGGATGACGATTTCGATCCTGTTGTTTCTGACTGAAGCGAGCATGGGGTCGGCGGGTTCGCGATCGGCATGACCGGTGACGCGCATGAGCCGCGCGGGGTCGGTGCCTGCCGTCTGCATCGACTCCCGCACACGCGAGGCCCGCGCCTGCGAAAGCGCCCAAGCAGGGCTGCTGTCTGGAAGAATGGACAGCGTGGCGACATGCGCCTCTATCGCGATGCCGTTCGGGACAATCTTTGCCGCGCGGCTGACGCCTTCGATCAACTGCTCCAGAATCAGACGCGGCTGCGCGGTGTTACGGTCAAACAGGGGCATGTCAGGCAGATCGAATAGTTCTATCACGAGCCCTTCGTCAGTCACGCGGGTCACGATGTGGCGCAGGGCTGTGTCGGACAACATCGCCTCGCCGCCCTGCCCGACTAGCTGTTCCGCGACGCCATTGAGCGGATTTCCCGCTTCATTTGATAAGGTCAGCCCGCCGGTGCCCGATTGGGCCAATGTCTCGATCCGCTGGATATCCTCGCCGCCGAACAGCCCATCACCGCCCGCAGAGACACGGCTCAGCGGCACCGTCGGAGAGAAATAGTCGGCAATGCCCTTGCGTTGCTGTTCGGTCGTCGCATTGAGCAGCCACATCAGCATGAAGAACGCCATCATAGCAGTCACGAAATCAGCATAAGCGACCTTCCACGCACCGCCGTGATGCCCCTCTGCCGCTATGATTTTCTTGCGCTTGATAATGATTGGCGCGTTATTTCGTACGCCCATGACGCTCTCCCCGGATTGCGGATACAAGCATGGAGAGAACCTGTGTGACCTTAATCACGCATTAAACCGCACGACCTATATAGTTAAAAAGAGTAATAAGTAGCCGACTGCGCTAATTTGATATAGCGTCGATCCCAATAACAATGATGTATTTCTGACCGCCCATGTTCCTTCTTGATTTACCGCGGCGAGCTAAACAGTTTCTGCTTTTCCTGCTGGATCTGCTGCTCATCCCTTCTGCTTTGTTCATCGCGGTGAGCTTCAAGCACGGTAACGGTCAATCCATCGAGTTCTTCGCAAATTATCCGTTTTTTATGCCCGCGGTTGTTGTCGCTGGTGCATTGGCGGTGCTTGCGACGGCCCTTCCCCGCATCAAACTGCACGCCATCGAATTCCGCGCCATCGGGCGGATCGGTATCGCCTCGCTCGTCATCGCGCTGGCGACCTACGGGGCCGAGACGATCATGCGCATCGCGGATGCGGGTCAGATTGCCGTCGCGACGGGCGGCCTGTTTTTCCTGATTTCGATCGGTGCGCGCATGGTCGCGCTGTTCAGTCTGCTGGCCTTGCGTGAGCACGCGCTGAGCCGCGTGCCTGTCGCAATCTACGGCGCCGGTTCTGCCGGTATCCGCCTTGCCACCGCGATGCAGATGTCGCACGACGCGCGCCCCGTGATGTTCGTTGACGACAATCCGCAAGTACAGGGCACCATCGTCCACGGTCTCCCTGTCCGCTCTGCCGATGCGCTGCGCAAGATGATCAGCCGCAAGCAGGTCGAGCGTGTCCTGATCGCGATTCCGTCGGCCAACTATTCGCGCCGCGCTGCGCTGGTCAAAGAACTGCGCGAGCAGAAATGTGACGTGCAGATCGCGCCGTCGATGGCGGAGCTTGTGCGCTCCAAAACGATCAACGGGATGCCGACGGTTTCGCCCGATAGCCTGCTGGATCGTGATAACGTCGACCTCGACAACCCACGAGTCGCGCGCGCATATTTCGACCGCGTTGTGATGGTTACCGGTGCCGGTGGCTCGATCGGGAGCGAGCTTTGCCGCCAGTTGCTTGAGTGCGGTGCCCGCAAGATCGTACTGTTCGAACTCAGCGAATACGCGCTTTACCAGATTGACCAAGAGCTTGGCCCGCTGGCCCGCGCTGCGAACGTGCAGCTGACGACCCGCCTTGGCTCCGTCGCCAATCCGCGCCGCGTTGCGCAGGTGATCGAAGACGAGGAAGTCGAGATCATCCTTCACGCTGCCGCCTACAAACACGTGCCGCTGGTCGAAGAAAACGAAGTCGCTGCCGCGCAGAACAACGTGATTGGCACCCGCGTGGTCGCCGAGGCCGCCGCCGCCGCCAATGTCCGCCGTTTCATCCTCGTGTCCACCGACAAAGCCGTGCGTCCGTCCAGCGTCATGGGCGCGACGAAACGTATGTCCGAGATGGTCATTCAGGACATGCAGACCCGCAGCAGCGTGACCAAGTTCGCCATGGTCCGCTTCGGCAACGTCCTTGGCTCGTCCGGTTCGGTGCTGCCGCTATTTCAGGAACAGATCTCAGTAGGCGGCCCCGTGACGGTCACCCACCCCGATATGCGCCGCTTCTTCATGACGATTCCCGAGGCCGCGCGCCTTGTACTGCTGGCCGGTGCATTTGCCGAAGGAGACGACATCTTTGTCCTCGATATGGGCGAGCCGGTTTACATCATGGATATCGCCAAGCGCCTGATCAAATTGACAGGACACCGTGTCTATGACGGGCGGAACGAGAACGACATCAAGATCGAGATCGTCGGCACCCGTCCTGGTGAAAAGCTCGTCGAAGAGCTGGTCATCGATCCTGCGCGCCTGATTTCGACACAGCACGAGAAGATCCTCCGTGCTCACGAGGATCGTCCCTCGCCGCGTTTGGTCACCAATGCGCTACGCATGCTGACCGACGCAATCAACGAGAGCGACTCGGCTGCCGTTCGCGCGGCATTGGCCGAGGCACTCCCTGGTTTCGGGCGCGTTCTGCCGGACAATGTCGTGCCGTTCGGACCGGCTCAGGCGACCAAGCGGTAAATCTCGTCAGGTCCGCAGAACTCGATCAACTCGTAGCCGTTTTTGGTCATCAGGTTCGCGATCTCCGTGCTGCCGGAGTTGTTCTCGATCGCCCAGAACCGGACCTTGTGCGCTTTGAAATCAAAGCCTTTCAGCAAGGCCAGTTCACCGCCTTCAATATCCAGTGAGACGAAATCAGGGTTTTCGTAACCGCTTTCCTTGAGGATACGTGACAGGGTTCGGGTCTCGACCTCCACTGTTTCTTCCTTGTGGCGCGGGTCTTTGCGGACACGCTCCAGCAGGTTTTGGTCATAGTGCGCCGCAAGGCCGCTCATCTGGGTGAACCCCTCGGTCACGGCGATAAAGCTCGCGGTGCCGTCTTCGGGGGCAACGGCGTAGCTGAGGCACGGGCATTTGCGGGCGATAGATGCCTTGTCGATTTGCGATGTCACGGGCTCAACCAGAACGCCGGTCCAGCCGCGAATTTGTTCGAGGAATAGCGTGTTGGACCCACGCACACCGTCGTAGCCGCCGACGTCGATGAACACGCCCGGTTTTTCTCCCATCAGGCTATCGATGATGCGATCCTGCCCCGCCTGCGAGGTGTACTGGTACCCATCGTCCAGCATCCGACGCAGCGCGTGGATCTCGCGGACGATGGCGCCGCGGCGGCGGGTTTTGTCCTTGGCGAGGGCCTCGACCAACTCCTTATGAGCGGCGGCGAGTTCTTTTTTGGCGGCGTTAATGCGCTGGATCGGTGTCATTTCGTTGGCTCGTAATATGATTTCTCTTCGACGATGGCAGAGCCGAGCAGCAGGTTAATCTGCTTTTTCACGGCGGCACGCCTGTCGTTGGTTTGGTAAACGGCGCGGGCGAGGCGGATGAACTCCTCGCCAAAGTCCTTGCGACCCTCGCATTCGCGGATGTCATCCTCGATCACCCAGAGGTCCGCGTTGATGGCGTAGAGCTCTTCCCAAAGCCCATGCAGATCGTCCGTCATCGGCAGAACGTCATCGGCAATCGCTTGGAGTACGGCCTTTTCATGCGCCACGTTGGCCAGCTTCGCGGCATCCGTGATACGTTCGGATTTCAGGCGCAGGATTGTCAGTTTGTCGATCAACTCGCCCGGGGAGGTCGGAACCAAGATGTCGTTCATTTCGCGGCCTCCTTGATGAGCGCGGATTTGACCTCTGCCATAACGTCGTCCCAATGCAGTGTCTCTTTCTGCCGGAAGAGGCGCATGGACGGATACCACGGCGTCGTCTCGCCACTATGGCGGTAGACCCAGAAGGCATCCTTGTGCAGCAGCGTCCACGTTTTCAGCCCGAGCGATCCCGCAATGTGAGCTGTCGCGGTGTCGGAGGTAATGATGAGGTCCATCTCTTCCATCACGGCGGCGCAATCGGCGAAATCGCGGTCGGTCGAGGCCGCATCGACGATCAGCCCGCCAGAGCCGTCCTGCAAAAACGCATCGAGCATCGGCCCTTTGTAGAGCGAAAATAGCTGCACGCCGTCGAGCTCAGTTAGCGGTAGAAAATCGGTGTGGCTGAACGACCGGAACGCATTCGCGCGGTAGGTGACAGAGCCAGTCCAGACGACGCCGACTTTGAACTTGTCCTTGAACGGCGCGACGATGTCCTTGGCGCGCGTACGGGAGTCCTCGGGGATCGTCAGCTTGGTCGGTGCAGGGATATCAGTGTCTGTTTCAAGCGAAATTCGCCCCAGATCCATCATGTTGATCCAGAAATCTTCGGATCCGCTGATGGTGTAGCTGGTATCCACAACGTCCGCGCCTTCGATGTTCGCCATCAGACGCGCGAGCGGTTTTTCAGCGACGACGATGACCTTTGCCGCGCCCTTCTGTTTCAGCGCGGGCAAGCAGCGGGACATCAGGATGCAATCGCCGAAGCCCTGCTCGGGCACCACGACGACGGTCTTTCCATCCAGCGGTTCGCCGTTCCACTCGGGGATGCTAACCGTCCGCTTCGTCAGTTCGCCAGCGTCCCAACGGGCGCGGTAAAATTTGAAGGCTTCCTGATAACGACCCAGAGCCAGCAGGGACATCGCCAGCTGCATCTTGATGTCGGCGAAGTCAGGGAAGCGCGCAGCCAGCGGCTCAAGATACGTCACCGCCTGCGTGTAATTGCCCTGACCGCGCAGACACCGCCCGATCAGCGAGTGATGTTCGGGCAGATTGTCGTCGTCGCGCAGGATGCTCTGCCGCAGGTCGATGGATTCCTGAAACTTGCCAAGATCGGAGAGGATATTCGCGAGGTTGCCACGTACCGCGATGCTTTTCGGATCGAGCGCAAAGGCCTTCCGTTGGGCGCGCTCGGCATTGCGGTAGTGTTTCAGCGTGCGCAGCAGCGCGCCATAGTTGGACCAGATCTGCGCATCGTCGGGTTTCTGGCCAAGGTAGCTGACGTAGGCCCTTTGCGCTTCTTCCAGACGACCGGCGCGGTGCGCGTCGATGGTGACGGCGCGCAGTTTCTTCAGCTCGGCAATGTTCATTTCTTGCGCTTTACGGGCTTGAGCAGAGTCTCGGGGCGCATTTCTTCGGCGCGTTCAAACAGGCTGAATGTCTGGTTCACGAAATTCACCGCACCAGAGACAAAATCGACGTAATCGGCGAGTTCTTTGGTCAGTTCAGCCTCGACCAGCGTGAAGCTACGGTCGGGTGAGACTGCCTCGAACGTGACATAGAACAGCGGATCGCCGCGGTTGATCTTGAGCGGCTTGCTGGTGTCGTGCCACTCGAACGCCCACATGAGCGGACGCGGCCACGTGTTGATCGGGAACCGGCCGCCAAAGATCGTGCCTGGCCACGGATCGCGCTGGTAATCAAGGAACGGCGCAAGCTGCGTGACGTAGACGGGCTCGTCCGCGATCAGCACGTAGGGCAGCGACAATTGCAGCGTCGGCACGCCCGGATAGCGCCATTCTTTCTCGGATACGAGGTGCAGCACCTGCCCGAGTTTGTTCGCGCGGATGCCCGACATATCACCGGCGAGGTTACGCAGCGCTGGCTTACCCTCTTTATCGCGGGTAAAGCCGATGTGCAGGTCGAACGGAGCGCGGAAAACGAAGTACCGGCTTTCCATGTTGATCACGGCGGGGCAGCGCGAGGCGGACTTCGCGTGCTCGCGGTTCTTTTCAGCGCCGCGGAAGCGTTCGGGCGGGTAGTAGACCACGCCGCCCTTCTGCGAGTTCAGGAACCAGCCCACGGTCACGGGGCCCT
Above is a window of Marivivens aquimaris DNA encoding:
- a CDS encoding DUF6165 family protein — its product is MNDILVPTSPGELIDKLTILRLKSERITDAAKLANVAHEKAVLQAIADDVLPMTDDLHGLWEELYAINADLWVIEDDIRECEGRKDFGEEFIRLARAVYQTNDRRAAVKKQINLLLGSAIVEEKSYYEPTK
- a CDS encoding tetratricopeptide repeat protein, which encodes MNIAELKKLRAVTIDAHRAGRLEEAQRAYVSYLGQKPDDAQIWSNYGALLRTLKHYRNAERAQRKAFALDPKSIAVRGNLANILSDLGKFQESIDLRQSILRDDDNLPEHHSLIGRCLRGQGNYTQAVTYLEPLAARFPDFADIKMQLAMSLLALGRYQEAFKFYRARWDAGELTKRTVSIPEWNGEPLDGKTVVVVPEQGFGDCILMSRCLPALKQKGAAKVIVVAEKPLARLMANIEGADVVDTSYTISGSEDFWINMMDLGRISLETDTDIPAPTKLTIPEDSRTRAKDIVAPFKDKFKVGVVWTGSVTYRANAFRSFSHTDFLPLTELDGVQLFSLYKGPMLDAFLQDGSGGLIVDAASTDRDFADCAAVMEEMDLIITSDTATAHIAGSLGLKTWTLLHKDAFWVYRHSGETTPWYPSMRLFRQKETLHWDDVMAEVKSALIKEAAK